A region from the Medicago truncatula cultivar Jemalong A17 chromosome 6, MtrunA17r5.0-ANR, whole genome shotgun sequence genome encodes:
- the LOC112422843 gene encoding uncharacterized protein, whose protein sequence is MGLPFELVWHPQVPLKVSVFARRLIQDRLPTKANLATRGVISANDIFCVSGCGHVETADHLFLSYNTFASLWQQVRDWIGILGVDSIIITDHLVQFTHLAGVGKAKRSFLQLIWLLCSWVLWSERNNRLFNKSVLLVP, encoded by the coding sequence ATGGGATTACCTTTTGAGTTGGTGTGGCATCCTCAGGTTCCTTTGAAGGTTTCAGTTTTTGCGCGGCGGCTTATTCAAGATCGTTTACCAACGAAAGCTAACCTGGCGACTCGTGGTGTTATTTCCGCAAATGATATCTTTTGTGTGTCTGGTTGCGGTCATGTGGAGACAGctgatcatttatttttatcttataaTACGTTTGCATCTCTGTGGCAGCAGGTGCGCGATTGGATTGGTATTTTAGGAGTGGACTCTATTATCATTACAGATCATCTGGTGCAGTTTACTCATTTGGCAGGTGTTGGTAAAGCTAAAAGATCGTTCTTACAACTTATTTGGCTTTTGTGTTCTTGGGTTTTGTGGAGTGAACGTAACAACCGTCTTTTCAATAAGTCCGTTCTTCTTGTCCCTTAA
- the LOC112422844 gene encoding protein FAR-RED IMPAIRED RESPONSE 1-like, whose amino-acid sequence MEVVDGNGEHSIDGNEEQAIKEIDDNDSCTVDLEANGGQEPNIGMKFDSQENAYSFYTHYAKSVGFGISIKNSCRSKISREFIDVSYACTRYGKKRESSSQNPRPCLKVGCEASLCVKRICDGKWIVHSFIKDHNHKLFPAYAHYFPCHRGINKAQKHSIETLHHVGVRTSKFFATMAKEYGGYENIGCLEKDVRNHLDKGRRLALESGDANAMLDCFMLMQEESPGFFYAIDMDDEGRMKNVFWVDAKGREDYQEFGDVISFDTTYITNKYKMPFAPFIGVNNHFQSRLLGCALLSDETKNTFIWLMKIWLRAMGGKPPNAIITDQDRAMK is encoded by the coding sequence ATGGAAGTTGTTGATGGGAATGGAGAACATTCTATTGATGGGAATGAAGAGCAAGCTATCAAGGAGATTGATGACAATGATTCATGTACCGTTGATTTAGAGGCTAACGGTGGTCAAGAGCCTAACATTGGAATGAAATTTGATTCACAAGAAAATGCTTATTCGTTCTACACTCATTATGCTAAGTCAGTTGGGTTTGGGATATCAATTAAAAATAGCTGTCGTTCAAAGATTTCTAGAGAGTTTATTGATGTAAGTTATGCTTGCACGAGATACGGCAAGAAGCGAGAATCTAGTTCACAAAATCCACGTCCTTGTTTGAAGGTGGGATGTGAGGCTAGTTTATGTGTTAAAAGAATTTGTGATGGAAAATGGATTGTTCATAGCTTCATTAAAGACCACAATCACAAACTTTTTCCAGCATATGCACATTATTTTCCTTGCCATAGAGGAATCAATAAAGCTCAAAAGCATTCTATTGAAACTTTGCACCATGTTGGAGTGAGAACAAGCAAATTTTTTGCCACAATGGCCAAAGAATATGGAGGATATGAAAACATTGGTTGCTTGGAGAAAGATGTAAGAAACCATTTAGATAAAGGTCGGCGTTTGGCTTTAGAATCTGGAGATGCAAATGCAATGTTGGATTGTTTTATGCTCATGCAAGAAGAAAGTCCAGGATTCTTTTATGCAATTGATATGGATGATGAGGGTCGCATGAAAAATGTATTTTGGGTGGATGCAAAAGGTAGAGAAGACTATCAAGAGTTTGGAGATGTGATTTCATTTGATACTACATATATCACAAATAAGTACAAAATGCCATTTGCTCCTTTTATTGGTGTAAACAATCACTTTCAATCAAGGTTACTTGGCTGTGCATTACTCTCAGATGAGACTAAGAACACTTTCATATGGTTGATGAAAATATGGCTTAGAGCAATGGGTGGAAAACCTCCAAATGCAATCATAACTGATCAAGATAGAGCAATGAAATAG